A DNA window from Balneolaceae bacterium contains the following coding sequences:
- a CDS encoding LemA family protein: MKIKAIITVVILLLVGGYSISKYNTLVSQQETVNQRWAQVENQYQRRSDLIPNLVNTVQGAADFEQETLTEVIEARSQATSIQVSSEDLNNPQALQQFQQAQNQLTGALSRLLVTVEKYPELQANENFQDLQTQLEGTENRIATERQRFNEAVQGYNTSIRRFPTNIFAGLFGFGQKAYFEAEEGAEEVPEVNFN, encoded by the coding sequence ATGAAAATCAAGGCCATCATCACCGTCGTCATCCTCCTGCTGGTGGGCGGATACAGCATCAGCAAATACAACACCCTGGTATCCCAGCAAGAGACGGTCAACCAGCGCTGGGCGCAGGTGGAGAACCAATACCAGCGCCGCTCTGACCTGATCCCCAACCTGGTGAACACCGTCCAGGGAGCGGCCGACTTTGAGCAGGAGACCCTCACCGAGGTGATCGAGGCGCGCAGCCAGGCCACCTCCATCCAGGTGTCGTCCGAAGACCTCAACAACCCGCAGGCCCTGCAGCAGTTCCAGCAGGCCCAGAACCAGCTTACCGGGGCGCTCTCCCGCCTGCTGGTAACCGTGGAAAAATACCCTGAGCTGCAGGCCAACGAGAATTTCCAGGACCTGCAGACCCAGCTGGAAGGTACGGAGAACCGCATCGCCACCGAACGCCAGCGCTTCAACGAGGCAGTGCAGGGCTATAATACCTCTATCCGGCGTTTCCCGACCAATATCTTCGCCGGCCTGTTCGGCTTCGGGCAGAAAGCCTATTTTGAGGCTGAAGAGGGAGCCGAGGAGGTCCCCGAAGTGAATTTCAATTGA
- a CDS encoding TPM domain-containing protein, which translates to MAFLTDEQEQTVVRAIAQAEKQTSGEIRIHMEEHAPREPLERAARLFHELGMDQTEEQNGILIYVATEDHKVAVYAGKGVHRQVEDHFWNDVLQLILEHFREERHAEGLIAAVEKSAAKLAGMYPYARGDVNELTNKISYRERQKPENE; encoded by the coding sequence ATGGCTTTTCTTACCGACGAACAGGAACAAACGGTTGTGCGCGCCATCGCGCAGGCCGAAAAACAGACCTCCGGGGAGATCCGCATTCACATGGAGGAGCACGCGCCCCGCGAACCCCTGGAGCGCGCCGCCCGACTCTTCCACGAACTGGGTATGGATCAGACCGAAGAACAGAACGGAATCCTGATCTATGTGGCCACCGAAGACCACAAGGTGGCCGTCTACGCCGGCAAGGGCGTCCACCGGCAGGTGGAGGACCATTTCTGGAATGATGTGCTTCAGCTAATTCTGGAACATTTCCGGGAGGAGCGGCACGCCGAGGGACTCATCGCAGCGGTGGAAAAATCCGCCGCCAAGCTCGCCGGGATGTATCCCTACGCCAGGGGCGACGTCAACGAACTGACCAACAAGATAAGCTACCGCGAACGCCAGAAACCCGAAAACGAATGA
- a CDS encoding TPM domain-containing protein: MRFPRTFRLIPALLLCVLVALPQLIQAQQPNFPSEPRGHVSDFAGFLNASETQRLESKLRTYRDTTTTVIAIATLQSLQGASIEETATAMFNAWNMWEDDRDNGVLILVSEEERQLRIEVGYGLEGAIPDVMAGRIIRNILTPSFRKGDYYEGFDRATSALIQLASGEFEGELTESRESGGDDDSGSLIVFLLFLAFVVYVSSRRGGGKGGGKGSRRRRTLGPGGFIFLGGGGFGGGGGGFGGGGGGFGGFGGGGGFGSGGGGASGGW, from the coding sequence ATGAGGTTCCCCCGCACGTTCCGACTGATCCCCGCCCTGCTTCTTTGCGTCCTTGTCGCCCTGCCTCAGCTTATCCAGGCCCAGCAGCCGAATTTTCCCTCCGAGCCCAGGGGACACGTCAGCGATTTCGCCGGTTTCCTGAATGCCTCCGAAACACAGCGTCTGGAATCCAAGCTGCGCACCTACCGCGACACCACCACGACGGTCATCGCCATCGCCACCCTGCAGAGCCTGCAGGGCGCGTCCATCGAGGAGACCGCCACCGCCATGTTCAACGCATGGAACATGTGGGAGGACGACCGCGACAACGGCGTGCTCATCCTGGTCTCCGAAGAGGAGCGCCAGCTCCGCATCGAAGTGGGCTACGGCCTGGAAGGCGCCATACCCGACGTGATGGCCGGCCGCATCATCCGCAATATCCTCACGCCCTCTTTTCGCAAGGGCGACTACTACGAGGGCTTCGACCGTGCCACCTCGGCCCTTATCCAGCTCGCCTCCGGGGAGTTCGAGGGCGAGCTGACCGAAAGCCGTGAAAGCGGCGGAGACGACGACAGCGGCTCGCTGATCGTCTTCCTGCTTTTCCTGGCCTTTGTGGTCTACGTCTCCTCCCGACGCGGCGGCGGCAAGGGCGGCGGCAAGGGCAGCCGGCGCCGGCGCACCCTGGGTCCCGGTGGATTCATCTTCCTGGGCGGGGGCGGATTCGGCGGAGGAGGAGGCGGCTTCGGAGGCGGCGGCGGAGGTTTCGGCGGATTTGGCGGGGGAGGTGGATTCGGCTCCGGCGGGGGCGGCGCCAGCGGCGGCTGGTAG